In one Thermococcus sp. 2319x1 genomic region, the following are encoded:
- a CDS encoding ABC transporter permease, translating to MFFRYPLRIISSILVGLVFLLQFVFFGQAVLGGRHSQLLASSTGMGDYPTYALIGYVLWWVSVSPMEAYVWGVRRELQRGTFEMNILSPTRILELLFGLAVSWLLMDSTLMGIVFVIGALIFDIPLTFTIILKSIPIILASLLAFLGFGFIFAGLVMLLKNIGPFAQIFEFGMLFFSGVFFPLAVMPEWLVAFSKAFPLTHAASAVRAIFVGKTYAEIRGEIVWLLLLIPLYWAVGYLIFKWAEKVTRVVGYGGY from the coding sequence ATGTTTTTCAGGTATCCCTTGAGGATAATAAGCTCTATTCTTGTTGGCTTAGTTTTCCTTCTTCAGTTTGTCTTCTTTGGGCAGGCTGTCCTTGGAGGGAGACACTCACAGCTTTTGGCGAGCTCTACGGGCATGGGGGATTATCCAACGTACGCTTTGATTGGCTACGTTTTGTGGTGGGTTTCGGTTTCACCAATGGAAGCTTACGTCTGGGGAGTGAGGAGGGAGCTCCAGAGAGGGACTTTTGAAATGAACATACTCTCCCCGACCAGAATTTTGGAGCTCCTCTTCGGATTGGCTGTTAGCTGGCTTTTAATGGATTCTACCCTCATGGGAATCGTCTTTGTAATTGGTGCCCTGATATTTGATATCCCCCTCACGTTCACAATAATTCTGAAGTCTATTCCAATTATTCTGGCATCACTACTGGCTTTTTTGGGGTTTGGTTTCATCTTTGCTGGGCTTGTGATGCTCCTAAAGAACATAGGGCCTTTTGCACAGATATTTGAGTTTGGAATGCTCTTTTTCTCCGGCGTCTTCTTCCCCCTTGCTGTAATGCCCGAATGGCTGGTTGCTTTCTCAAAGGCCTTCCCACTTACCCATGCTGCCTCCGCTGTTAGGGCAATCTTTGTTGGAAAAACCTATGCAGAAATACGGGGAGAAATAGTGTGGCTTCTTCTTTTAATACCACTTTACTGGGCAGTTGGGTACTTAATTTTCAAATGGGCAGAAAAGGTAACCCGGGTGGTTGGTTATGGAGGTTACTAA
- a CDS encoding ABC transporter permease, which translates to MEVTKELRALYGVAVKSWRIFLSYRVWFISDVMLGFFFVGQALLIGIGLTGERNSPALQKLTGYSDYVTFAVLGFMVLGFGLTFLSGFVWSVVDELYAGTLEYSFAAPIRRLTFFIGNVLTRIFLSLIYMAIYIPLFVVIFDISFDFFNFLKALPVLLVGTVGMIGMGMAAAGIVLYLKDPGPFITILEMLVFALSGAMYPISILPKGLQIMAKILPYAPTSEAVRKVVAYGYEKALGEISYLIVLSLLYALLGYLSYKWSEKQAKTVGLKSY; encoded by the coding sequence ATGGAGGTTACTAAAGAGCTCAGAGCGCTTTACGGTGTTGCAGTTAAGAGCTGGAGAATCTTCTTGAGTTACAGGGTGTGGTTTATTAGCGATGTTATGTTGGGGTTTTTCTTCGTGGGTCAGGCTCTGCTGATAGGAATAGGTCTCACCGGAGAGAGAAATTCCCCCGCACTTCAAAAACTCACGGGATATTCAGACTACGTAACTTTTGCAGTCTTGGGATTTATGGTATTGGGCTTTGGTTTGACTTTTCTCAGCGGCTTTGTGTGGAGCGTTGTTGATGAACTCTATGCTGGAACCCTTGAGTACTCCTTTGCAGCCCCCATAAGGAGGCTGACCTTCTTTATAGGCAACGTTCTTACCAGAATTTTCCTGTCACTGATCTATATGGCAATCTACATTCCACTTTTTGTCGTGATATTTGACATTAGCTTTGACTTCTTCAATTTTCTCAAAGCCCTTCCAGTGTTGCTTGTGGGTACAGTGGGAATGATAGGGATGGGAATGGCTGCCGCTGGTATCGTTCTTTATTTAAAAGACCCGGGTCCGTTTATAACTATTCTTGAAATGCTGGTCTTTGCTTTAAGCGGTGCGATGTATCCGATCTCAATCTTGCCTAAGGGGTTGCAGATAATGGCGAAAATTCTTCCCTATGCTCCCACAAGTGAGGCCGTGAGAAAGGTTGTTGCCTACGGCTATGAAAAAGCTTTGGGGGAGATTTCCTATCTTATAGTTCTTTCTCTGCTCTATGCCCTTTTGGGATACCTAAGCTACAAATGGAGCGAGAAACAAGCAAAAACCGTAGGCTTGAAGAGCTACTAA